A stretch of Acidobacteriota bacterium DNA encodes these proteins:
- a CDS encoding cobalamin-binding protein — protein MIESFPRRIICLTEETTETLYLLGQQDRIVGISGYTVRPPEARKKPKVSAYIHAKFDKILALNPDLVFAFSDLQADIVRELIQRGVTVFTFNQRSVPEILEMILTVGRIVGCTEKASALIQTYQAELEAIRQSATRFPYRPRVLFEEWYEPLISGIRWVEELIEIAGGDPIFPHLRECKAGKDRILSPETVIPLDPQVIIGSWCGRSLKKNWIRNRTGWDSISAVREKHIYEIKSAYILQPGPAALTEGLRQLHLILAHSVGITVPRELLPQEPVDKDLIAVSSQ, from the coding sequence ACCGAAGAAACCACGGAAACCCTGTATTTACTTGGCCAACAAGATCGAATCGTGGGCATTTCCGGCTACACCGTCCGCCCGCCCGAAGCCCGAAAAAAACCCAAAGTGTCAGCCTATATCCACGCGAAATTCGACAAAATCCTGGCGTTGAACCCAGATCTGGTGTTTGCCTTTTCAGATTTGCAGGCCGATATTGTCCGGGAATTGATCCAGCGGGGCGTGACCGTATTTACTTTTAATCAGCGGAGTGTCCCAGAGATTTTGGAAATGATTCTGACGGTTGGCAGAATCGTCGGATGCACTGAAAAAGCCTCGGCCCTCATTCAAACCTATCAGGCGGAACTGGAAGCCATCCGCCAATCTGCGACCAGATTTCCCTACCGGCCACGAGTGTTGTTTGAAGAATGGTACGAACCGTTGATTTCCGGCATTCGATGGGTCGAGGAATTGATCGAGATTGCTGGAGGCGACCCGATTTTTCCACACCTGCGGGAATGCAAAGCCGGCAAAGACCGAATATTGTCGCCGGAAACGGTTATCCCGCTTGATCCCCAGGTGATTATCGGGTCCTGGTGTGGTCGGTCGCTCAAGAAAAACTGGATTCGAAATCGCACCGGATGGGACTCAATCAGTGCCGTGCGTGAAAAACACATCTATGAAATAAAATCGGCCTACATCCTGCAACCGGGCCCGGCGGCGTTGACCGAAGGGCTCCGGCAACTGCACCTGATTCTGGCCCATTCTGTTGGAATCACGGTCCCCCGTGAACTCCTCCCGCAAGAGCCAGTTGATAAAGATCTTATAGCAGTCAGTAGTCAGTAG